One genomic segment of Salarias fasciatus chromosome 8, fSalaFa1.1, whole genome shotgun sequence includes these proteins:
- the tanc2b gene encoding protein TANC2 isoform X10 — protein sequence MPGESSQELGPPPSVDEAANTLMTRLGFLLGDKVSEGPAGAQYSMEEPEARQGQNQRISPCSTLTSSTASPPAGSPCSTLPPAMPGQAGSKDCAYGSVTSPTSTLESRDSGIIATLTSYSENMERGGKYGEGSRGNLKLWQSQKSGMDSFLYRVDENMTASTYSLNKIPERSLESMSSHSAHSIPLYLMPRPNSVAATSSAHLEDLAYLDEQRHTPLRTSLRMPRQSTTCGPGRSGQDLRASANNTHAWQSQSLRFAPYRPHDIALKPLLFEVPSITMDSVFTGREWLFQEIDAYLNNPNTGANQGVVVVGNIGFGKTAIISRLVALSCHGTRMRQIASDSPQASPKHGEGLPLTQPQPTHGTLGGGSCPGTPEMRRRQEEAMRRLASQVVAYHYCQADNAYTCLVPEFVHNVAALLCRSPHLVAYREQLLREPHLQSVLSLRSCVQDPLASFRRGVLEPLDALYKERKINSDEDLIVLIDGLNEAEFHKPDYGDTIVSFLTKTINKFPPWLKLVVTVRTTLQEITNALPFHRISLDGLEENDAIDQDLQGYILHRIHSSPEIQNNISLNGKMDNTTFGKLSAHLKALSQGSYLYLKLTFDLIEKGYLVLKSSSYKVVPVNLAEVYLLQCNMRFPTQSSFERALPLLNVAVASLHPLNDEQIYQAINAGSLQGTLDWEDFQQRVDNLSVFLVKRRDGTRMFVHPSFREWLIWREEGEKTKFLCDPRSGHTLLAFWFSRQENKLNRQQTIELGHHILKAHIFKGLSKKVGVSSSILQGLWVSYSTEGLSAALSSLRNLYTPNIKVSRLLMLGGANVNYRTEVLNNAPVLCVHSHLGYMDMVALLLEFGASVDAQSESGLTPLGYAAAGGHMAIVTALCRKRAKVDHLDKNGQCALVHAALRGHMEVVKFLIQSDWSTAPPQQQSPQSQQQAALTKNHAVQQALIAAASMGYTEIVSYLLDLPEKDEEEVERAQINNFDTLWGETALTAASGRGKLEVCRLLLEQGAAVAQPNRRGIVPLFSAVRQGHWQIVDLLLTHGADVNLPDKQGRTPLMMAASEGHLGTVEFLLAQGASLSLMDKEGLTALSWACLKGHLPVVRCLVENGATTDHADKNGRTPLDLAAFYGDSEVVQFLVDHGAMIEHVDYSGMRPLDRAVGCRNTSVVVALLKKGAKIGCQTLPSRPRGPATWAMATSKPDIMIILLSKLIEEGDGFYKKGKVKEAAQRYQYALKKFPREGFSEDLKTFRELKVSLFLNLSRCRRKMNDFGMAEEFATKALELKPKSYEAYYARARAKRSSRQFPEALEDLNEAMKQCPNNREIQRLLQRVEEECRQLTQEEHQQQDLELEPPPSPPPTPPPEEEESLSMPLPPPPEPRLEDMEPVQDLFEDEDYLEQELEAMSMGLPPPESLANPSSLPIIQSPPLSPTHPDQIYLAGGSPMGQPYEYHPTSSSMSSPTRGSYQATSPSLSPTHQNSHYRHSPPHTSPVHQPSYRFSPPPMGTGDHQSPPPSPLRRSAQYRASPPLESVCLYRSQSGSPVRYQTEQLPGRPKSPLSKMSSQRSFQLSSQPSISSQHHQAQGLRLQPSIAQIVRTNQPSSVMGNSSYGGPMGHSMGGRYQGGSVDMESRLVYQPSLDGRSMPQVQASVSSGALCQHGGRGGVMESSLLKDELPQRPSSAYRASSGGPGGIRYSQTPQISRSQSAAYYPVSEHVLERANAMPSCQLGSPEIPHMVRRPVSANTTEMKQHVPTPRPLIHSQSVGLRFSPSSNNISTGSTTSLAPGFRPSSSIPQMEIPLQATYERACDDISPISPSQGGGGLYQGEPTRSRNTPFMGIIDKTARTQQYLQQPSRSRAMTSMDSAISPTSPGQLVHQGSTYSPPASLGNIAYYNKTNNAQNGHLLEEDYYSQTQPPSLGKLANGSRGSGDIMERVSQVPTYPDVKVARTLPVAQAYQDNMYRQLSRDSRTQGPTSPIKPKRPFVESNV from the exons GGCCAGAACCAGAGGATCagcccctgctccaccctgaccAGCAGCACCGCCTCCCCCCCTGCGGGCagcccctgctccaccctcccccccGCCATGCCCGGCCAGGCGGGCAGCAAGGACTGTGCCTACGGGTCGGTGACCAGCCCCACCTCCACGCTGGAGAGCCGGGACAGCGGCATCATCG CCACTCTGACCAGCTATTCTGAGAACATGGAGCGAGGCGGCAAGTACGGCGAGGGGTCGCGGGGGAACCTGAAGCTGTGGCAGTCCCAGAAATCAGGCATGGACTCCTTCCTGTACAGGGTGGACGAAAACATGACCGCCTCCACCTACAGCCTCAACAAAATCCCCGAGCGCAGCCTGGAGAGCATGTCCTCCCACTCCGCCCACTCCATCCCCCTGTACCTCATGCCCCGCCCCAACTCTGTGGCCG CGACCAGCTCGGCCCACCTGGAGGACCTGGCCTACCTGGACGAGCAGAGGCACACGCCGCTGCGCACCTCGCTGCGCATGCCCAGACAGAGCACCACCTGCGGGCCGGGTCGCTCCGGGCAGGATCTGAGAG CTTCTGCAAATAACACCCATGCCTGGCAATCCCAGTCAC tgcGTTTCGCCCCGTACCGACCCCACGACATCGCCCTCAAGCCCCTGCTGTTCGAGGTGCCCAGCATCACCATGGACTCCGTCTTCACGGGCCGCGAGTGGCTCTTCCAGGAGATCGACGCCTACCTCAACAACCCCAACACCGGCGCCAACCAGGGCGTGGTGGTGGTAGGCAACATCGGCTTCGGCAAGACGGCCATCATCTCCCGCCTGGTGGCGCTCAGCTGCCACGGCACCCGCATGAGGCAGATTGCCTCGGACAGCCCTCAGGCCTCGCCCAAAC ATGGAGAGGGGCTCCCCCTCACCCAGCCTCAGCCCACGCACGGCACCCTGGGAGGAGGCAGCTGTCCCGGGACCCCCGAGATGAGGCGGCGTCAGGAGGAAGCCATGAGGAGGCTGGCATCTcag GTGGTGGCGTACCATTACTGCCAGGCGGATAACGCCTACACCTGTCTGGTGCCCGAGTTCGTGCACAACGTGGCGGCTCTGCTGTGCCGCTCGCCGCACCTGGTGGCCTACAGGGAGCAGCTGCTGCGGGAGCCGCACCTCCAGAGCGTCCTGAGTCTGCGCTCCTGCGTCCAGGATCCCCTGGCCTCCTTCAGGAGGGGCGTCCTCGAGCCCCTGGATGCACTTTACAAAG AGAGGAAGATCAACTCCGACGAGGACCTGATCGTCCTCATCGACGGCCTCAACGAGGCCGAGTTCCACAAGCCGGACTACGGAGACACCATCGTGTCCTTCCTCACCAAAACCATCAACAAATTCCCTCCCTGGCTCAAACTGGTGGTCACGGTCCGAACCACGCTGCAG GAGATCACCAACGCGCTGCCGTTTCACCGCATCTCCCTGGACGGTCTGGAGGAGAACGACGCCATCGACCAGGACCTGCAGGGCTACATCCTGCACCGCATCCACAGCAGCCCGGAGATCCAGAACAACATCTCGCTCAACGGCAAGATGGACAACACCACCTTCGGCAAGCTCAGCGCTCACCTCAAGGCCCTGAGCCAGGGATCCTACCTGTACCTCAAACTCACCTTTGACCTCATTGAGAAGGGCTACCTTGTTCTTAAAAGCTCCAGCTATAAG GTGGTTCCCGTGAACCTGGCGGAGGTGTACCTGCTGCAGTGCAACATGCGCTTCCCCACGCAGTCGTCGTTCGAGCGGGCGCTCCCCCTGCTCAACGTGGCCGTGGCCTCGCTCCACCCGCTGAACGACGAGCAGATCTACCAGGCCATCAACGCCGGCTCGCTGCAG GGCACGCTGGACTGGGAGGACTTCCAGCAGCGCGTGGACAACCTGTCGGTCTTCCTGGTGAAGAGGAGGGACGGGACGAGGATGTTCGTTCACCCCTCCTTCAGAGAGTGGCTGATCTGGAgggaagagggagagaagacAAAGTTCCTCTGCGATCCGAG GAGCGGGCACACCCTCCTGGCCTTCTGGTTCTCCCGGCAGGAGAACAAGCTGAACAGGCAGCAGACGATTGAGCTGGGCCATCACATCCTCAAAGCACATATCTTCAAG GGTCTCAGTAAGAAAGTCGGAGTTTCCTCATCCATCTTGCAGGGCCTGTGGGTCTCCTACAGCACGGAGGGCCTTTCAGCTGCGCTCTCGTCTCTGCGAAACCTCTACACTCCCAACATCAAG GTGAGCCGGCTGCTGATGCTGGGCGGAGCCAACGTGAACTACCGAACGGAGGTGCTGAACAACGCGCCCGTCCTGTGCGTGCACTCCCACCTGGGCTACATGGACATGGtggccctgctgctggagttcgGCGCCTCCGTCGACGCCCAGTCGGAGAGCGGCCTCACGCCGCTGGGCTACGCCGCCGCCGGGGGTCACATGGCCATCGTGACCGCGCTCTGCCGCAAGAGAGCCAAG GTGGACCATCTGGATAAGAACGGCCAGTGCGCCCTGGTGCACGCCGCCCTCCGGGGCCACATGGAGGTGGTGAAGTTCCTCATCCAGAGCGACTGGAGCACGGCGCccccgcagcagcagtccccTCAGAGCCAGCAGCAGGCCGCCCTCACCAAGAACCACGCCGTGCAGCAGGCGCTCATCGCCGCCGCCAGCATGGGATACACAGAG ATTGTCTCCTACCTGCTGGACCTGCCGgagaaagatgaagaggaggtggagagggcgCAGATCAATAACTTCGACACGCTGTGGGGCGAGACGG ctcTGACTGCAGCCTCCGGTCGGGGGAAGCTGGAGGTCTGTCGCCTCTTGCTGGAGCAGGGCGCCGCCGTCGCTCAGCCCAACAGACGAGGCATCGTTCCGCTGTTCAGCGCCGTGCGGCAGGGACACTGGCAG ATTGTGGACCTCCTCCTCACGCACGGGGCCGACGTTAATCTGCCGGACAAGCAGGGTCGCACTCCGCTGATGATGGCCGCCTCCGAGGGACACTTGGGCACCGTTGAGTTTCTGCTAGCTCAAG gagcctctctgtctctgatgGATAAGGAGGGCCTGACTGCTCTGAGCTGGGCCTGCCTCAAAGGCCATCTGCCCGTGGTCCGCTGCCTGGTGGAGAACGGAGCCACGACAGACCACGCCGACAAGAACGGCCGCACGCCGCTCGACCTGGCTGCTTTCTACGGCGACTCTGAAGTG GTCCAGTTCTTGGTGGACCACGGCGCCATGATTGAGCACGTGGACTACAGCGGGATGCGGCCTCTGGACCGGGCGGTGGGCTGCAGGAACACGTCGGTGGTGGTCGCCCTGCTCAAGAAAGGAGCCAAGATAG GATGTCAGACGCTGCCCAGTCGGCCCCGAG GTCCAGCCACGTGGGCCATGGCCACCTCCAAACCCGACATCATGATCATCTTACTCAGCAAGCTCATCGAGGAGGGGGACGGTTTCTACAAG AAGGGGAAGGTGAAGGAGGCTGCACAACGCTACCAGTACGCTCTGAAAAAGTTTCCCCGCGAAGGCTTCAGCGAGGACCTCAAGACGTTCAGGGAACTCAAAGTATCGCTCTTCCTCAATCTGTCCCGATGTCGGAGGAAAATGAAT GACTTTGGGATGGCTGAGGAATTTGCTACCAAGGCACTGGAGCTGAAACCAAAATCGTACGAGGCGTACTACGCCAGAGCGCGCGCCAAGCGTAGCAGCAG ACAGTTTCCTGAAGCCTTAGAGGACCTGAACGAAGCCATGAAGCAGTGCCCGAACAACCGGGagatccagcggctgctccagagggtggaggaggagtgtcgccAGCTCACCCAGGAggagcaccagcagcaggacctggagctggagcctccgccctcccctcctcctACGCCTCCCCCAGAAGAGGAGGAGTCCCTGTCCATGCCTCTGCCCCCTCCCCCGGAGCCCCGTCTGGAGGACATGGAGCCCGTGCAGGACCTGTTTGAGGACGAGGACTAcctggagcaggagctggaggccatGTCCATGGGTCTGCCTCCGCCCGAGTCCCTCGCCAACCCCTCCAGCCTCCCCATCATCCAGAGCCCCCCGCTGTCCCCCACACATCCCGATCAGATTTACCTGGCCGGAGGTTCGCCCATGGGTCAGCCGTACGAGTACCACCCcacgtcctcctccatgtcctccccGACCCGGGGCTCGTACCAGGCCACGTCGCCCTCGCTCTCCCCGACGCACCAGAACTCCCACTATCGCCACAGTCCTCCGCACACCTCCCCCGTGCACCAGCCCTCCTACCGCTTCAGCCCGCCGCCCATGGGGACCGGGGACCACCAGAGCCCCCCGCCCTCCCCGTTACGCCGCTCCGCTCAGTACAGAGCCAGCCCGCCGCTGGAGAGCGTTTGTCTGTACAGGTCGCAGTCCGGCTCGCCCGTGCGCTACCAGACGGAGCAGCTCCCCGGCCGGCCCAAGTCCCCCCTCTCCAAGATGAGCAGCCAGCGCTCCTTCCAGCTCAGCTCGCagccctccatctcctcccagCACCACCAGGCCCAAGGACTCCGCCTCCAGCCCTCCATAGCGCAAATCGTTCGCACAAACCAGCCCAGCAGCGTGATGGGAAACAGCAGCTACGGCGGCCCGATGGGCCACTCCATGGGCGGTCGCTACCAGGGCGGCTCGGTGGACATGGAGAGCCGCCTGGTGTACCAGCCCTCTCTGGACGGCCGCTCCATGCCCCAGGTGCAGGCCAGCGTCAGCTCTGGGGCCCTCTGTCAGCACGGCGGCCGAGGAGGGGTTATGGAGTCGAGCCTGTTGAAGGATGAACTACCCCAGCGCCCCTCCTCTGCCTACCGCGCCAGCAGCGGGGGCCCGGGGGGCATCCGTTACAGCCAAACGCCGCAGATCAGCCGCAGCCAGTCCGCCGCCTACTACCCGGTCTCTGAGCACGTGCTGGAGCGTGCCAACGCCATGCCCTCCTGCCAGCTGGGCTCTCCGGAGATCCCCCACATGGTGAGACGCCCTGTAAGTGCCAATACTACTGAGATGAAGCAGCACGTGCCCACCCCCAGGCCCCTCATCCACTCTCAGAGCGTCGGCCTCCGGTTCTCCCCCTCCAGCAACAACATCTCCACTGGATCCACCACCAGTCTGGCTCCGGGCTTCAGgccgtcctcctccatcccGCAGATGGAGATCCCGTTGCAAGCCACGTACGAGCGCGCCTGCGACGACATCTCCCCCATTTCCCCGTCCCAGGGCGGCGGGGGGCTGTATCAGGGCGAGCCCACGCGCTCCCGGAACACACCCTTCATGGGCATCATCGACAAGACGGCGCGGACTCAGCAGTACCTGCAGCAGCCCTCGCGGTCCAGGGCCATGACCTCCATGGATTCTGCGATCAGCCCCACCTCCCCCGGCCAGCTGGTCCACCAGGGCTCCACCTACAGCCCCCCGGCCTCGCTGGGCAACATCGCCTACTACAACAAGACCAACAACGCCCAGAACGggcacctgctggaggaggactacTACTCCCAGACCCAGCCGCCGTCGCTCGGCAAGCTGGCCAACGGCTCGCGGGGCAGCGGGGACATCATGGAGCGGGTCAGTCAGGTGCCCACCTACCCAGACGTGAAGGTGGCGAGGACTCTTCCCGTGGCGCAGGCCTACCAGGACAACATGTACCGCCAGCTGTCCCGCGACTCCCGGACCCAAGGCCCCACATCCCCCATCAAACCAAAGAGACCGTTTGTGGAGTCGAATGTCTGA